Part of the Hydrogenimonas thermophila genome, GGCAGGACACCGGGTCAGGACGGGAACGTAGCAGCCCATCCTGTCTTGCCGTGTGCCGCAGGGATCTGGAGGGGAGTCTTTTTTACTCCATCGTTCTTATATCCAGAAAACTTCCACTTTCATATTTTTTAACTTTTTCAAAAGCTTTTATAAGTAGTTTAGCTGCTTCATCAGGCTGCATAATTGTTCCATTTTTTAAGCGTTGTACAGATGGATAACGTACAGGATCAATATCTTCAATAATATGTTGTACCATTGGCGTTTCTATAACACCGGGAGCCAATGCTGTTATATGTGTCTTTTCCATCTCTCTGCTGTAAAGTTTTAGTAACATATTGAGTGCTGATTTTGAAAGAGAGTAGCTTCCCCATCCTTTACTTGCATTTACAGCTGCTCCAGAAGAGATGCCGATAATCTGTTTTACGGGTATTTGTAAATCTATAAAAGTGTCAAGAATAACTTTATTTGCCCAGACATTTATTTGCATTACAGTTTCAATTTCATAAAGAGAAGTCTTTTGCATCTCTTTAATCTCTCCAAGTATGCCTGCATTTAATATAGCAATATCTATCGAATTAACATTTTTCAAAAAGTTTGATAGTTTTAAAAATATACTTTCTATGGCATGCAAATCAAGTGATATATAGTGAAAATTTTCATCTTCTATAGTTGGTTTTTCTTTTTTTCCAATACCATAAACTTTATTTCTATTTTTAAGATATGTCTCTGTTAACGCTTTTCCGATTCCAGAATTTGTACCTGTAATAAAAATAGTTTTCAAGACTTTTATCCTCTAAATTTTTTATTTTAATTGTAGCAAAACATCAATAAAACAAGGATCTAATAAAAATATATCTATATTTCTGCAAAAAATTAGGAAATAAACTTGACAATGATGCTATCAACTTGCTATAATTTCACAAATCAAGTTTAGAAGGAGGTCATCATGTTGGTTACACGATTTGATCCATTTGCTGAAATCCGAGAACTTGAAAAGAGATTACTAAGTGCTGTAAATGTCCCTGCTGCTGCAGAAAATGATAAAGAGGTTGTCAATGCGTTTGTTCCAAGTGTAAATACTAGAGAAGATGAAAACAACTATATGGTAGAGATCGATCTTCCTGGTGTTAAAAAAGAGGATATTAAAGTCAATATTGATCCTGAAAAACGTACATTGACTATCTCTGGAGAGCGAAAATTTAAAGAAGAGGTTAAAAAAGAGGATTACTATAAGATAGAATCAAGCTATGGTAAATTTATGAGAACATTCTCTCTTCCTGAAAATGTTGATCTTGAAAATATAGATGCTAAAACAGAAGAGGGTGTTCTTCATATAACTTTACCAAAAATTAAGAAAGAAGAGACAGAGATAAAAGAGATCCCTGTAAAATAACTTAAGAGGGTAAAATAGGTTAAGCCAAAGTGAACTGCTTCACTTTGGTACTATTTTACGAGTTTATGGTATGCATATTTGCATCCATAAACTCTGGTTACAGATTTTACCCCTTCCTTTTCAATTTTCTTCAAGTCCCCCTATGTTATAAATCTCCTAACACTTTCAATAAAGCTTTTAGTTTGTAAATTTTAAAAAAAGGAAAACCCTATGAGTGATGTTTTAAAAATAGGTAAGTATGAGTTTAAAAGTCGTTTGATTGTTGGTAGTGGTAAGTATCCTGACTTTCAAACTACAAGAGATGCTACTTTGGCAAGTGGTTCGGAAATGATTACTGTTGCTGTTAGACGTGTCAATATTACCAATCCGGATGAAGAGAATTTGATGGATTATTTTAAAGATACAAATGTTAAATTCCTTCCAAACAGTGCCGGATGTACAACAGCTGAAGAGGCTATTACACTGTTTCGTCTTACACGTGAGGCTACCGGTATTGATTTGATTAAGCTAGAAGTCATCGGTGATACACAAAAAACTCTCTATCCGGATGTCATTGAAACCATAAAAGCGTGTGAAGTATTGGCTAAAGATGGCTTTACTGTTATGGCTTATACCAATGATGATCCTATTATCGCTAAGCGTTTGGAAGATGCAGGAGCAGCAGCTGTTATGCCATTAGCAGCACCAATTGGAAGTGGACTTGGAGTACAGAATCGTTACAATGTTGTATTTGTTCGTGAAGCAGTTAATGTTCCTGTAATTGTTGATGCAGGAATAGGTCAAGCAAGTGATGCAGCAGCAGCAATGGAGCTTGGTGCAGATGCTGTTTTAACAAATACTGCGATTGCTCAGGCTAAAGATCCAATTAAAATGGCTGAAGCTATGAAACATGCTGTTATTGCAGGAAGACTAAGTTATCTTGCTGGTAGAATTCCAAAAAGACCATATGCAACGGCATCTAGTCCAGTTGATGGAATGATTCAATTCTAAAAAGTTTTAAATAGCGGCGGTTTAAATGCCGCCTTCTTTTATATTTTTAAAATCCCCATTAAATTAAGCATCATAAAAAGCAGTGCCAACGGTGCAATATAGCGGATGCTAAAAAGCCATATATCAAAATACCTTTTACCCATTTCATTTTTTAGTACAGAGTAGACTCTCTCTTTTTGCAAAATGTAACCTACAAATATAGCAATCAATAATCCTCCAAGTGGCAGGAGAATGGAGTCGGTTGTATATTCAAGCAGATCAAAAAGAGGTTTGCCCCCAATAGAAAAAATATTTCCATAATCTTTAGTATAACTAAGCAGTGCACCAACACCTATAAGATAGTAGGCACTACCTGCAATTAAAACAGCTTTAAATCGGCTTTGATTGAAACGATCTATTATATATTGAACAACCGGCTCTACCAGTGATACGGCAGATGTTAATCCTGCAAAACTGAGTGCCAGGAAAAAAAGAAGAGCTAAAACTGTACCGACTGTACCAAAGTTAGATAGAACTACCGGTAAAGAGATAAACACAAGCCCTGGTCCTTGTGAAGGCGGTGCTCCCTCTGTAAAAAGAAATGTATAAATTACCAAACCTGCAACCAAAGCTATGAGTGTGTCCATAAAGGTAACAATAAAAGCAGTTTGCGTAATGCTTGTGTGTTTAGGAAGAGAAGCTGCATATGTCATAATAGCACCCATACCAAGTGAAAGAGTAAAGAAAGAGTGTCCTACAGCTCGAACAATTGCTTCAGAGTTAAGCTTGCTCCAGTCAGGAGCAAACATAAAAGAGAATGCTTTGGAAAAGCCATCCAGATTAAAAGCATAAATAAGCATACCAAAAAGTATCAGCATCAATGCAGGCATTAAAATAAGGTTGATTTTTTCAATACCACCTTTAATTCCACGGTAAACAATGTAAGTGACAATAATGGTAGCAACAGTATGCCAAAAGAGTTGAATACCTGCTTCATTAGCTACAAGATTGTCAAAAGTCTCTTTTGCCATATCAGTAGAGGTTGGCAGTCCTGAAAATATTTCAAAAAGATAGTAGAAAATCCACCCTATAACAACCGAATAAAAAGTCATAATAATTAAACCGTTAAATCCCATAAAGCCAGCATATTTCCATCCCTTTTTATTTGGAGGCGCCAACTCTTCAAAACTTCCAACGGTATCTTTGCGTCCAAGAGATCCTATGAGCATTTCAGCTATCATAACTGAAAAACCTATAAATGTAATTGTTATTAGGTAGACAAGTACAAATGCGCCACCGCCATACTCTCCAGTCATATAGGGAAATTTCCATATATTGCCAAGTCCAACGGCAGAACCGGCTGCAGCCATAATGAAGCCGATCCGACTAAACTGTGCTATTTTCATTTAAGAATCCTTTGGAAACAGATGTTTTTAAATTTTGGTTATTAGGGATTTTAGCTAAAAATTTGTAATTTTTTGGCTCAATTGAAAAAAAAATGAAAAAAAAGTTGAAAACCCTTGACAAGTTGAACTAATTTGACTATAATTGCACTCCACTTTTGGTACGGGGTGTAGCGCAGTCTGGTTAGCGCACCTGGTTTGGGACCAGGGGGTCGAAGGTTCGAATCCTTTCACCCCGACCATTTTTTTATGTTTGAAATCTTTTATGTTTTATTTGGTGGGTGTAGCTCAGTTGGTTAGAGCGCCAGATTGTGGCTCTGGAGGTCGCCGGTTCGATTCCGGTCATCCACCCCACCAAAAAAATGAAAGTAAAAGTAACTGATAATAAATTTTAAAAAAAAGAGTTGCGCCCGTAGCTCAATTGGATAGAGCGACGGACTTCGGATCCGTAGGCTGGGGGTTCGACTCCTCCCGGGCGCGCCACTCACTGGAGCGCCTATAGCTCAGCTGGATAGAGCAACGGCCTTCTAAGCCGTAGGTCTCAGGTTCGAATCCTGATGGGCGTACCACTCTTTTCTTTTGTTATGCGGACGTGGTGGAATTGGTAGACACGCCAGACTTAGGATCTGGTGCCGCAAGGTGTGGAGGTTCAAGTCCTCTCGTCCGCACCACCTACTTTTTTTAATTTACTTTTATCATTGAAATCTGTATTAGAACTTACCATTTGTTCTTTCCATCTTTATCTGCTTAATACGTTGTAATCTAGCATAAAAGTCAATTCCAGTTTTTTTCTCTATCTCATCTATCGTTGTTTTGTAACGGATCCACTCTCTTCTTCCTACAGGACTATTTGGCATCCAAAAAGCGATAGATTCATTTTTATTTGGATCATATATGATTTTATACCAGTATGCAGGTATTGAAATTTTTGGTTGTTTACGTCTGCCTATCTGTTTTTGATTGTCATCAAACCATACACCTGTTATAACATTTAGTTTACCTCTTTTTTTAATCCACTTTCTTACTGCTTTTTCAAGGTAGTTCCATCCCTCTCTATTTAGTTTTGGATGTTGTGGAGCAATATTTGTCATTAAAAATGTTTGTGCCTGCTTTTTAAGATTTTGTCCATCTGCTACAGCATTTGGGCATAAATGACCTCGATCATATCCACTTTTGGTATAGTCAGATGGTTTGACTCTATGTCGCTTAGGTACACGTTTGTCATAAAGAAAGTTACGGTATCGTTTTGAGTGTCCTGCAACATCTTTAGCTGTTATGGTATAACTGCTCCAAAGAGGTGTATTGGTTTTATAGTTAAAACATGAAACATATGCAATATTTACAAGTGTTTGATCACATTGAAGTTTTGCTTTTGACATATCTATGCCAAATGGAATATGTTTTTTAATAAGTGTATTGTCAGATTGACCGTTATTGTATAAACCTGCTGGGATACGTGCATAGATTAAATTGATACTCAATAGTGCATAAATCACTATTTTACGTAGCAATTTTTACTCCTTTTCAGTGAATTTAATCAATAAAAAGATGTATAAAAAACTAGTATATGAATATAAAAAATATGCTAAAAGAATAATCTAAGTGGAGTAGAAACTTAAAGAAATAAAAAAAATTAAAGAGTTAGAAGAAAAATTGTTCAATATCTTTCAAGTGGTTTTCAAATCCATCAAATGCATGAGACCCACCCTTTTCGATAATCATATTTGCACCTTGAAGTTTATCTTTTGCAACACGATAGTCAAGTGTTTCATCACCTGTTTGAAGCATAAGCAAAAATCGTTCAGGCTTAGATATTGATTTTACTTCCAGTTGTTTTAACATTTCAATATGACGATTGCTCCACTCAAATGTCGTTAGGTCATGAAAATGTGTAACATTTCCAACATAAGCTGAAAGTGTCTCATACGGTTTTATGGAAGGGTTTATAAGTACAGCTTTAAGATCATATGTTTCTGCCAGATGAATGGCATAGTATCCTCCAAGCGATGAACCAATTAGGTGAACCGGTTCATATGAAACAAACCTTTCTATTAACTGTTTTAAAGTATCAACAGCTAAGTCAGGAATATATGAGAGTGACGGAGCTATAGCTTCTTTTTTGAAATGATTTCTTATGATTTGTGCTTTAGCTCCCATACCGCTACTTGCAAAACCGTGAATATATATAATCATTTTTAACCTCTGGCTGCTTCTAAAATCAACTCTTTTTTTATAATTTTTCCATCTCTTGCAATTTCTACACTCACTACATCCCCAACTTTATAGTTTTCAAGAGTGTCTCTGATATCACTAACTGATTTAACAGCTTTCCCATCGATAGAGAGAATTATATCGCCCGGTTCAAATGATCCATCTGGGTATATTACTATGCCTTGAAGACCAGCTTTATATGCAGAAGTTCCTGGAATTACCCTAAGTACCATAACTCCATCAAATCCTAGTCTAGCTTGAGCAATTTGGTTAATGCGTTCATCAACCTCTATTCCTAATGAAGGTTCAAGATATTTTCCATAAGCGATAAGTTGAGGAACAATGCGATTTACAGTGTCTATAGGAATAGCAAAACCTATACCGGCATATGCTCCTGATGGACTATAAATAGCAGTATTTACACCTATTAGTCGTCCTGCACTATCAAGCAGAGGTCCACCTGAGTTGCCTGGATTGATAGCTGCATCTGTCTGAATAAGATGGCGTATAACTGCACCATTTTCTTCTGTCATAGATCTATCAAGTGCAGAGATAATTCCGGTTGTTAGTGTCCAGTCCAATCCAAAAGGGTTTCCAATAGCAAATGTTTTTTGACCAACTTTAAGATCGTGGCTAGTACCAATAGGAACAGGTTGAGGTCGTTTTATAGGAACATTTATACGTAACACTGCTAAGTCATGAGAAGGAGATGCTCCTATTAAGACTGCTGGATAGTCGCGACCGTCACTTAATCTTACTCTAGCTTCACTGGCTCCTTGTACGACGTGGTAGTTGGTTACTATATGCCCTATATGATCCCAAACAAACCCTGAACCGGTTCCTTTGGGAATATTGTATATATTGCGTGTCCAAGGATCAATAACTGCTTTTGCAGTTGATATGTATACAACAGAGTCTTTTGTCTTGTTAAAGAGTTCAATTGTTGTTTTTTCATCTTCAGCCAAGTCACCTCTTGGAGTAATAGCTCTTGGCTGTGCATTTTGCATAATAATAAGCTCTTGAATTAATGGCAACATTTGCCAAGCTGTCATTAAAAACAGAATACTTAATGTTAAAGCAAAGAGTCTTTTAAAATAGTTTCCATTCATACTGTAACCTATTTATGGAAATGATATAGGTGATAGTGCTGGCACAGGAGATTTTGTATGATTTGTTTCATTCTTTTCTTCTTTCTTTATATCTAAAGAGTTAACATAGGAGTGTTTTATCCAAAATTCTGTGGTATCTGAAAATTCAGATCTAACATGTCTCCATGCTAGCATACCAATGCTTGGCAAAAACAAAACAAAAAGATATGGTAAAAAAAAGCCAGCTCCAAACAAGCTCCACAATACCCAAGGATTAGTTAGGGTCTTCTCTAAACTATGTCTCATTATAACCTCCTCAATCACAGTCCATTAAATTTAAATAAGCAATTATCATTCCAAATTTAACATTTTCATGTGATAATTGCATTAACTCTAGGTTTGATAAGAAGGAATAATATGCAAATCCCTTTAGAATGGGTCTATTTTATAATTGGTATCTTTACAGGCATAACTTTTGCAGGATTTATTAGTTATATTTTTTTTCAGTCCAGACATCGTGAAGTTAAAGAGCAAGCTATACAGCAACTTTTAGAGAAAGAGACGCAGATTGACAGATTGACAGAACAAAATAGCAGCTTTCTTGAAGAGTTGCAAAATGTTAAACAGCTTTTAGATGATGAAAGGGTGCGTAATGCGACATTGAGTGAAAGAGTTAACTATCTTGGTTCTTTTGAAGAGATTGCAACATCACTTGAAGAGAAGAATTTAGAGCTTGAAAAAGAGGTAAGTGAATTGACTATACGCCTTGAGGAAGAGCGTAAAAGTACTCAAAACAGCATCAAAGAGCTTAAAGAGGCAAAAGAGATAATGCAAAAAGAGTTTAAGCTTCTTGCCTCTGAGATTATAGAGCGAAATAGTGAACGGTTTAGCAATATTTCAAAAGAGAGAGTAGAAGAGGTGCTTAAACCTTTAAAGCAGCAGGTGAATGATTTTAAAAAGAGGGTAGAAGAGGTTCATACACTTGAGACAAAAGAGATGGCAACTCTTCTTAATGAGATTAAAACACTTAAAGAGTTAAATAACCGTATAAGTGAAGATGCAATCAATTTAACAAGAGCATTAAAGGGTGAAAGTAAGCAGCAGGGTATTTGGGGTGAGATGGTACTTGAAAGAGTACTGAAGGCATCTGGTTTAAGAGAAGGAGAAGAGTTTGAGCGTGAAGTTAGTCTGCAAGATGGTGACAGTAAACGTTTCAGGCCTGATGTTATTGTTCATTTGCCAGATGACAGAGATATCATTATAGATGCAAAAACTTCACTTGTTGCTTATGAACAGTATGTTAATGCAGAAGATGAAGAGAAGAGGGCACACTTTGCCAAACTGCATTTAGAAGCTGTAAAAAGCCATATTGACAAGCTTAGTGACAAGAGCTATAGTTCGCTTGAAGGTGTAAATACACTTGATTTTATATTTATGTTTATGCCTATTGAAGGGGCACTTATGCTTGCCTTGCAGACTGATCCGACTCTTTATGACAAAGCTTTTGCTAAACATATTGTTCTTGTAAGCCCTACAACACTGTTAGTTGCCCTAAGAGCTGTAGAGAATACTTGGCGACATGAAAGACAAAATCAAAATGCTTTAGAGATAGCCCGTAAAGCAGGTGCACTGTATGATAAATTTGTAGGGTTTGCTGAAGACCTTGAAAAAGTAGGAAAACAGCTTGATACGGTACAAAAAACATATGACAGTGCTTGGAAAAAGTTGACAGATGGAAGAGGTAACATTGTAAGGCGTATTGAAGAGTTACATGAGTTAGGGGCTAGAGCATCCAAAAGAATTCCAAAGAGACTTTCAGATGCTGCCGGTGCTGATATATCTGTTATAGAAGAGTAAGAGCCTCTTTTACATAAGGTACACTTCGCATACCCAAAAGTACGGTGTCAATTTCAGGGCGATTCATCA contains:
- a CDS encoding SDR family NAD(P)-dependent oxidoreductase; translated protein: MKTIFITGTNSGIGKALTETYLKNRNKVYGIGKKEKPTIEDENFHYISLDLHAIESIFLKLSNFLKNVNSIDIAILNAGILGEIKEMQKTSLYEIETVMQINVWANKVILDTFIDLQIPVKQIIGISSGAAVNASKGWGSYSLSKSALNMLLKLYSREMEKTHITALAPGVIETPMVQHIIEDIDPVRYPSVQRLKNGTIMQPDEAAKLLIKAFEKVKKYESGSFLDIRTME
- a CDS encoding Hsp20/alpha crystallin family protein gives rise to the protein MLVTRFDPFAEIRELEKRLLSAVNVPAAAENDKEVVNAFVPSVNTREDENNYMVEIDLPGVKKEDIKVNIDPEKRTLTISGERKFKEEVKKEDYYKIESSYGKFMRTFSLPENVDLENIDAKTEEGVLHITLPKIKKEETEIKEIPVK
- a CDS encoding thiazole synthase; this encodes MSDVLKIGKYEFKSRLIVGSGKYPDFQTTRDATLASGSEMITVAVRRVNITNPDEENLMDYFKDTNVKFLPNSAGCTTAEEAITLFRLTREATGIDLIKLEVIGDTQKTLYPDVIETIKACEVLAKDGFTVMAYTNDDPIIAKRLEDAGAAAVMPLAAPIGSGLGVQNRYNVVFVREAVNVPVIVDAGIGQASDAAAAMELGADAVLTNTAIAQAKDPIKMAEAMKHAVIAGRLSYLAGRIPKRPYATASSPVDGMIQF
- a CDS encoding sodium-dependent transporter; the encoded protein is MKIAQFSRIGFIMAAAGSAVGLGNIWKFPYMTGEYGGGAFVLVYLITITFIGFSVMIAEMLIGSLGRKDTVGSFEELAPPNKKGWKYAGFMGFNGLIIMTFYSVVIGWIFYYLFEIFSGLPTSTDMAKETFDNLVANEAGIQLFWHTVATIIVTYIVYRGIKGGIEKINLILMPALMLILFGMLIYAFNLDGFSKAFSFMFAPDWSKLNSEAIVRAVGHSFFTLSLGMGAIMTYAASLPKHTSITQTAFIVTFMDTLIALVAGLVIYTFLFTEGAPPSQGPGLVFISLPVVLSNFGTVGTVLALLFFLALSFAGLTSAVSLVEPVVQYIIDRFNQSRFKAVLIAGSAYYLIGVGALLSYTKDYGNIFSIGGKPLFDLLEYTTDSILLPLGGLLIAIFVGYILQKERVYSVLKNEMGKRYFDIWLFSIRYIAPLALLFMMLNLMGILKI
- a CDS encoding DNA/RNA non-specific endonuclease → MLRKIVIYALLSINLIYARIPAGLYNNGQSDNTLIKKHIPFGIDMSKAKLQCDQTLVNIAYVSCFNYKTNTPLWSSYTITAKDVAGHSKRYRNFLYDKRVPKRHRVKPSDYTKSGYDRGHLCPNAVADGQNLKKQAQTFLMTNIAPQHPKLNREGWNYLEKAVRKWIKKRGKLNVITGVWFDDNQKQIGRRKQPKISIPAYWYKIIYDPNKNESIAFWMPNSPVGRREWIRYKTTIDEIEKKTGIDFYARLQRIKQIKMERTNGKF
- a CDS encoding YqiA/YcfP family alpha/beta fold hydrolase; the encoded protein is MIIYIHGFASSGMGAKAQIIRNHFKKEAIAPSLSYIPDLAVDTLKQLIERFVSYEPVHLIGSSLGGYYAIHLAETYDLKAVLINPSIKPYETLSAYVGNVTHFHDLTTFEWSNRHIEMLKQLEVKSISKPERFLLMLQTGDETLDYRVAKDKLQGANMIIEKGGSHAFDGFENHLKDIEQFFF
- a CDS encoding S1C family serine protease, yielding MNGNYFKRLFALTLSILFLMTAWQMLPLIQELIIMQNAQPRAITPRGDLAEDEKTTIELFNKTKDSVVYISTAKAVIDPWTRNIYNIPKGTGSGFVWDHIGHIVTNYHVVQGASEARVRLSDGRDYPAVLIGASPSHDLAVLRINVPIKRPQPVPIGTSHDLKVGQKTFAIGNPFGLDWTLTTGIISALDRSMTEENGAVIRHLIQTDAAINPGNSGGPLLDSAGRLIGVNTAIYSPSGAYAGIGFAIPIDTVNRIVPQLIAYGKYLEPSLGIEVDERINQIAQARLGFDGVMVLRVIPGTSAYKAGLQGIVIYPDGSFEPGDIILSIDGKAVKSVSDIRDTLENYKVGDVVSVEIARDGKIIKKELILEAARG
- the rmuC gene encoding DNA recombination protein RmuC, encoding MQIPLEWVYFIIGIFTGITFAGFISYIFFQSRHREVKEQAIQQLLEKETQIDRLTEQNSSFLEELQNVKQLLDDERVRNATLSERVNYLGSFEEIATSLEEKNLELEKEVSELTIRLEEERKSTQNSIKELKEAKEIMQKEFKLLASEIIERNSERFSNISKERVEEVLKPLKQQVNDFKKRVEEVHTLETKEMATLLNEIKTLKELNNRISEDAINLTRALKGESKQQGIWGEMVLERVLKASGLREGEEFEREVSLQDGDSKRFRPDVIVHLPDDRDIIIDAKTSLVAYEQYVNAEDEEKRAHFAKLHLEAVKSHIDKLSDKSYSSLEGVNTLDFIFMFMPIEGALMLALQTDPTLYDKAFAKHIVLVSPTTLLVALRAVENTWRHERQNQNALEIARKAGALYDKFVGFAEDLEKVGKQLDTVQKTYDSAWKKLTDGRGNIVRRIEELHELGARASKRIPKRLSDAAGADISVIEE